From a single Fulvivirga ulvae genomic region:
- the lpxB gene encoding lipid-A-disaccharide synthase, with product MKYFVIAGERSGDLHAGNLIKALKAYDTEASVRGFGGDYMTAAGAEILVHYRELAFMGFLEVVKNLKTIKGLLKRCKEEIDQFKPDVIILIDYAGFNLKIAKYAKEKGIAVYYYISPKVWAWNQKRALKIKRRVDHMFVIMPFEEEFYRKYDWKVDYVGNPVLDAVNDYRPDIKRTRLEGDYVAILPGSRQQELLNVFPVINQTIRQFPDQKFAVAAVDNLPGELYESIKSNRNVELVFGYTYDLLAHAKAAIVTSGTATLETAMWEVPQVVVYKTSGISYKIAKWLIKVPYISLVNLIANKEVIKELIQDDLNLKNLSAELTKIINNKNYRSGIIEEYRLMKQQLDIGRASDNAARLMVKYLEGAKRETGNTMKRDL from the coding sequence ATGAAATACTTTGTAATTGCAGGTGAGCGGTCGGGCGATTTGCACGCAGGAAATCTAATTAAGGCCCTTAAAGCATATGATACTGAAGCTTCTGTCAGGGGATTCGGTGGGGATTATATGACAGCAGCAGGAGCCGAGATACTGGTGCATTATCGTGAGCTGGCCTTCATGGGTTTTTTAGAGGTGGTGAAGAACCTCAAAACTATAAAAGGACTGCTAAAGCGCTGCAAAGAAGAAATTGATCAGTTCAAGCCGGATGTCATCATTCTAATAGATTATGCAGGGTTTAATCTGAAAATAGCAAAGTACGCAAAGGAAAAGGGAATTGCGGTATACTACTATATTTCTCCTAAGGTTTGGGCATGGAATCAAAAACGAGCTTTGAAGATCAAAAGAAGAGTGGATCACATGTTTGTTATAATGCCCTTTGAAGAGGAGTTTTATAGGAAATATGATTGGAAAGTTGATTATGTAGGTAATCCCGTACTTGATGCGGTTAATGATTATCGGCCAGATATAAAACGTACCAGGCTTGAGGGAGATTACGTAGCTATTTTGCCGGGTAGTCGTCAACAGGAACTACTTAATGTTTTTCCCGTCATAAATCAAACGATAAGGCAATTTCCTGACCAAAAATTTGCCGTTGCAGCGGTAGATAACCTTCCGGGAGAGCTTTATGAGTCAATTAAGAGTAATCGTAATGTTGAACTGGTTTTTGGATATACTTACGATCTGTTGGCGCATGCTAAGGCTGCAATAGTAACTTCGGGAACTGCTACACTGGAAACGGCCATGTGGGAGGTGCCTCAGGTAGTTGTTTATAAGACCAGTGGTATTTCTTATAAAATAGCAAAATGGTTAATTAAGGTGCCTTATATATCCCTTGTGAACCTAATAGCCAATAAGGAAGTAATTAAAGAACTCATTCAGGATGATCTTAATCTTAAGAATCTCTCAGCTGAGTTGACGAAGATTATAAATAACAAGAACTATAGGAGTGGCATCATTGAAGAGTATCGGCTAATGAAGCAACAACTTGACATAGGCCGCGCTTCTGATAATGCTGCAAGGCTTATGGTTAAATATTTGGAAGGAGCAAAAAGAGAAACTGGAAATACTATGAAAAGAGATCTATAA
- a CDS encoding 6-pyruvoyl trahydropterin synthase family protein — protein sequence MVFLSRQEHFNAAHKLYNPNWSEEKNIEVFGPCANANWHGHNFEMIVTVKGDPDPDTGFVVDLKKLSILIRKEIVDKVDHKNLNLDVDFMQGKMASTENLVIEFWRILSEKLPKITSSAQMHCIKLYETPRNYVEYYG from the coding sequence ATGGTTTTTTTAAGTAGACAGGAACATTTTAATGCAGCACACAAGCTGTATAACCCCAACTGGTCTGAGGAGAAGAATATTGAGGTGTTTGGCCCATGTGCGAATGCAAACTGGCACGGACATAACTTTGAAATGATTGTCACTGTAAAAGGTGATCCCGACCCAGATACAGGATTTGTTGTCGATCTTAAAAAGCTAAGTATATTGATTCGTAAAGAGATAGTAGATAAGGTTGACCATAAAAACCTCAACCTTGACGTTGATTTTATGCAGGGAAAAATGGCCAGCACTGAAAACCTTGTCATAGAGTTTTGGAGGATACTAAGTGAAAAGCTTCCTAAGATCACTTCATCGGCTCAAATGCATTGCATAAAGCTTTATGAAACACCCAGAAACTATGTTGAATACTATGGTTAA
- the rfaD gene encoding ADP-glyceromanno-heptose 6-epimerase, producing the protein MIVVTGAVGFIGSQLIEKLNSENFNNVIAVDKFDNPIKNKNIEGLKILEKVDRDVFLQWLEVNYEEVEFIFHIGAKTDTTLFDEELLNRLNTQYTKDLWLRCVKYQIPIVYASSAATYGLGEHGYNDDEKHIPSLKPLNPYGQSKQDFDTWALKQSEKPFYWAGLKFFNVYGPNEYHKGRMASVVWHAYNQIKDTGAMKLFRSHNAQYKDGEQMRDFVYVKDVVDVCYWLMHHRKDSGIYNLGSGKARTFLDLTKAVFKAMGKEENISFIDTPEDIRDKYQYFTEANMDKLRGIGYSKKFHDLEEGVEEYICTQSQ; encoded by the coding sequence ATGATAGTAGTAACCGGAGCCGTCGGGTTTATAGGAAGCCAGCTTATTGAAAAACTAAATTCTGAAAATTTCAACAATGTTATTGCTGTTGACAAGTTTGACAACCCGATTAAAAACAAGAATATCGAGGGCCTAAAAATACTTGAGAAAGTAGATCGGGATGTATTCCTCCAGTGGCTTGAAGTTAATTACGAAGAAGTAGAGTTTATTTTTCACATTGGGGCCAAAACAGATACTACCTTATTTGATGAAGAACTTCTAAACAGGCTAAACACTCAATACACAAAGGACCTCTGGTTAAGGTGCGTAAAATACCAAATCCCAATTGTTTATGCCTCCTCTGCCGCTACCTATGGCTTAGGCGAGCATGGCTATAATGACGATGAAAAACATATCCCAAGCCTCAAACCTCTTAATCCTTACGGTCAATCGAAGCAAGATTTTGATACATGGGCTCTGAAACAGTCAGAAAAACCATTTTACTGGGCAGGGTTAAAGTTCTTCAATGTGTATGGTCCAAATGAATACCATAAAGGACGAATGGCGTCTGTTGTTTGGCATGCTTATAACCAAATAAAGGATACAGGTGCAATGAAGTTATTCCGTTCTCACAATGCTCAATACAAAGATGGAGAGCAGATGCGTGACTTTGTATATGTGAAGGATGTTGTTGATGTGTGCTACTGGCTTATGCATCACAGAAAAGATTCAGGCATTTATAACCTGGGAAGCGGTAAAGCCAGAACGTTTCTTGACTTGACAAAGGCTGTATTCAAAGCCATGGGTAAAGAGGAAAACATCAGCTTCATTGATACCCCAGAAGATATAAGGGACAAATACCAGTATTTTACTGAAGCCAATATGGATAAGTTGAGAGGGATTGGATATTCAAAGAAATTTCATGATTTGGAAGAGGGGGTTGAGGAGTATATATGTACACAATCTCAATAG
- a CDS encoding ATP-binding protein, producing MKRLIIIIALSLSTIPGVIGQNISQIDSLYSVLKKVKGVDQIDIYNALAWEYRKSHPDSTLYFSGKAIDLTRTLKIEGRIAQSLNYMGVAYHYKGDQVKSFDYYNMAMEAAIKHNDSSQYAHSLNSLGRLFAAQGDFVKSYDYYFTALEIFEKLNDKEGLSYCYKSLSELYQTQNNYKKALEMSQRALDIRLATDNIPGQVSMLLEMAQIQEHNRNYEKVFDYYLQAKVKAESIDDVINIANINIGISNLYYIQDKFPEALIFAQKASNMAGNTGNLNLLSRIDTQLGKIYFVEKDFDKARYYFNKVLNTASRSRELMLQEDAYFYLAEICEVKGNINCAYENFQRFAEVRQALNNAEMARAIERSEARLEIEKKDKENELLLANQARDQAVIDRQRTYNTALAIIVGAVLILVVNLWFTSRRRRKANEKLQQKNAYIAKQQEEISEQNDMINAQNKVLHKHNVDLAELNNEKDTLMNIVAHDLKSPFNRIKGIGELLLLSGLAEEQRNYVSLLKSISQSGIDLIRDLLDVNAFEYDKRKPEISKVDIYSLLLDKVKGFYADAKSKQIELRLEGGESHIFINSDKVYLSRILDNLISNAIKFSDPGNPVILKVGRTESYTFISVKDFGQGFTEEDIQNIYKKFTKLSAQPTAGESSNGLGLAIVKTLVGRLEAEIELETEMDKGSEFVIKFPLKVTVTSEKITS from the coding sequence ATGAAGAGACTTATCATTATTATCGCCCTTTCTTTGTCAACCATTCCCGGCGTGATTGGTCAGAATATTTCGCAAATAGATAGCCTTTATTCTGTATTGAAAAAAGTTAAGGGTGTTGATCAAATTGACATTTATAATGCTCTTGCCTGGGAGTATAGAAAATCTCATCCCGATAGTACTCTTTACTTTAGCGGCAAGGCCATTGATTTAACCAGGACTTTAAAAATTGAGGGAAGAATAGCCCAATCTCTTAATTATATGGGTGTGGCATATCATTATAAGGGAGATCAGGTAAAATCTTTTGATTACTACAATATGGCTATGGAGGCAGCCATCAAGCACAATGATTCATCTCAATATGCACATTCACTCAATAGCCTGGGGCGCTTATTTGCCGCGCAGGGAGACTTTGTTAAATCCTACGACTATTATTTCACCGCGCTCGAAATTTTTGAAAAACTTAACGACAAAGAAGGGCTGAGTTACTGTTATAAAAGTTTGTCAGAGCTTTACCAGACACAGAATAATTATAAAAAGGCTCTGGAAATGTCTCAGCGGGCCCTTGATATCAGACTGGCTACTGATAATATTCCGGGGCAGGTTTCTATGCTGCTGGAGATGGCCCAAATTCAGGAGCACAACAGGAACTATGAAAAGGTTTTTGATTATTACCTTCAGGCAAAAGTAAAAGCAGAGTCTATAGATGATGTCATCAACATTGCAAATATCAATATAGGCATATCTAACTTATATTATATTCAGGATAAATTTCCAGAAGCATTGATTTTTGCTCAGAAAGCTTCGAATATGGCTGGTAATACAGGTAATCTTAATCTGCTTAGCAGAATAGATACCCAATTGGGTAAGATATATTTTGTGGAAAAGGATTTTGATAAAGCCAGGTATTATTTCAACAAGGTGTTGAATACGGCCTCGCGCTCCAGAGAACTGATGCTTCAGGAGGACGCCTACTTTTACCTTGCAGAGATTTGCGAGGTAAAGGGTAATATTAATTGTGCATATGAAAATTTTCAACGCTTTGCAGAGGTAAGGCAGGCACTGAATAATGCAGAGATGGCCCGCGCCATTGAACGTTCCGAAGCAAGGCTTGAGATTGAGAAAAAGGATAAGGAAAATGAGTTGCTGCTGGCTAACCAGGCTCGTGATCAGGCAGTAATAGACAGACAACGAACTTATAATACGGCTCTTGCCATAATCGTAGGAGCCGTATTGATATTAGTTGTTAATCTCTGGTTTACGAGCAGGAGGAGGCGGAAAGCAAATGAAAAACTACAACAGAAAAATGCTTACATCGCTAAACAGCAGGAAGAGATCAGTGAGCAAAATGATATGATCAACGCTCAAAATAAAGTTTTGCACAAGCATAATGTGGATTTGGCGGAGCTCAATAATGAAAAGGATACTTTAATGAATATTGTTGCTCATGATCTTAAGTCCCCTTTTAACAGAATTAAAGGTATTGGGGAGCTTTTGCTGCTCTCTGGCCTTGCCGAAGAACAGCGAAACTATGTATCCCTGTTAAAGAGTATTTCGCAGAGCGGTATTGACCTGATCCGTGATTTACTTGATGTGAATGCTTTTGAGTATGACAAGCGTAAACCGGAGATATCAAAGGTTGACATCTACAGCTTACTGCTAGATAAAGTAAAGGGCTTTTATGCAGATGCCAAATCAAAGCAAATTGAGTTGCGGCTTGAGGGAGGTGAGTCCCATATATTCATTAATTCGGATAAGGTTTATTTGTCGAGAATTCTTGATAACCTAATATCCAATGCTATAAAATTCTCAGACCCGGGTAATCCGGTTATTCTGAAAGTAGGCAGAACAGAGAGTTATACATTTATTTCCGTAAAGGATTTTGGACAGGGATTTACGGAAGAGGATATACAAAATATTTACAAAAAATTTACAAAACTTAGTGCCCAACCAACCGCCGGAGAGAGCTCTAATGGGCTTGGGCTTGCCATCGTAAAAACTTTGGTAGGTAGGTTAGAGGCAGAGATAGAATTGGAGACGGAAATGGACAAGGGAAGTGAGTTTGTAATTAAATTTCCTTTGAAAGTTACAGTTACTTCTGAAAAAATCACTTCATAA
- a CDS encoding PKD domain-containing protein, translated as MQLFIKLTICFTLAYSSSFALNMDVESADTVEYLIFTPPGYNGSEAYPLLVYLHGAQAIGPDISCSVGKGLPGAIKNNNFFNNIPMIIVAPHVKKAGGCSNLANNDYEWNTDMVNNVIDHIISNYNIDESRIFGSGISLGAKGLWDYVLAHPDRMAGIVPFSGNAPIENICTLDEVAVWAFHGEVDGTIPPTGGTDRKGSQTLVDELNSCDDEPYIPAYITLLTSKGHNGWDQVYDLSSGYNIYEWLLGLKRNISTDYTPLVNLGPDKSFVNPPHSFSIKSFTYDPNGTIVNYDWDVDGPAQTTLSGQPNLTVNLSTPGNYIVTLTVTDNEGNMNSDQMEVNVLSSSGSTPQITGLRLYHGDTDLGPITNNQVVNLDSYDATLLDIIATTNNLNSRASVRFSLNNNHNFTSLNDNNINTNYSIGNNNHKSYVPTPGQHTITATAYGDRNELDQGISYEVTLTYSNGPLPINLLDFSASIANDKVILSWITSEEVNNSHFEIYQGIGHAKSMHKIAEVPPVKDQQEINYYTYSVEGAPCGKLYYQLRSIDFDGKQDLSKIINLNRVNNDCNSKIYPNPVVNNSFIYENRIGESNMDLVLINSSGLAVRKYSVSKADRHRTVLDTNGIPPGIYYLQSNTNGLLQTQKLIIAPK; from the coding sequence ATGCAGCTATTTATTAAACTAACCATCTGTTTTACACTGGCATATTCTTCATCCTTTGCCTTAAATATGGATGTTGAATCTGCCGATACGGTAGAATATCTCATTTTTACCCCTCCCGGCTATAACGGTTCTGAGGCATATCCACTGCTAGTTTATCTTCATGGTGCCCAGGCAATCGGGCCAGATATATCATGCTCCGTGGGCAAGGGGCTCCCGGGGGCTATAAAGAATAACAATTTTTTCAATAACATTCCCATGATTATAGTTGCACCGCATGTTAAAAAGGCAGGAGGATGCAGTAATTTGGCAAATAATGATTATGAATGGAATACTGATATGGTCAATAATGTCATTGATCATATCATAAGCAATTATAATATAGACGAAAGTCGAATATTCGGCAGTGGTATCAGCCTTGGAGCCAAAGGTCTTTGGGATTACGTACTGGCACACCCTGATAGAATGGCCGGTATTGTCCCATTCAGTGGCAATGCTCCGATTGAAAATATTTGCACACTTGACGAAGTGGCTGTGTGGGCTTTCCATGGCGAAGTAGATGGCACTATTCCGCCTACAGGAGGAACCGATCGCAAAGGTTCTCAAACCTTAGTTGATGAGTTGAACAGTTGTGATGATGAACCATATATCCCCGCATACATTACTTTGTTAACATCAAAAGGTCATAATGGATGGGATCAGGTTTATGACCTCAGCAGCGGATATAATATTTATGAATGGTTATTAGGTCTAAAAAGGAATATATCAACCGATTATACTCCCTTAGTGAATCTGGGACCGGATAAATCCTTCGTAAACCCACCTCATTCTTTCAGCATCAAAAGCTTTACCTATGACCCAAACGGAACAATTGTTAATTATGATTGGGATGTTGATGGCCCTGCCCAAACCACACTCAGCGGGCAGCCTAACTTAACGGTTAACCTCAGTACTCCTGGCAATTATATCGTTACCCTGACAGTTACTGATAATGAAGGTAACATGAATAGTGACCAGATGGAAGTAAATGTCTTGAGTAGTTCAGGCTCAACTCCTCAAATCACCGGATTAAGGTTGTATCATGGCGATACCGACTTAGGGCCAATAACCAATAACCAGGTAGTAAACCTAGATAGCTATGATGCCACGCTGCTGGACATAATAGCAACAACCAATAACCTAAACTCAAGAGCAAGCGTCCGCTTCAGCCTCAATAATAATCATAATTTCACCTCGCTGAATGACAACAATATAAATACTAACTATTCTATAGGTAATAACAATCACAAGTCGTACGTACCCACTCCAGGTCAACACACAATAACTGCTACTGCATATGGAGATCGGAATGAACTGGATCAGGGTATCTCTTACGAAGTAACTTTAACCTACTCCAACGGCCCTCTACCCATAAACCTTCTGGATTTTTCAGCTTCTATAGCTAACGACAAAGTGATTCTAAGTTGGATTACATCTGAAGAGGTTAATAATAGCCACTTTGAAATTTATCAGGGAATCGGACATGCAAAATCAATGCACAAGATAGCAGAGGTACCCCCGGTAAAAGATCAGCAGGAGATCAACTATTATACATACTCCGTTGAAGGCGCACCTTGCGGAAAACTCTATTATCAGCTTCGAAGTATTGACTTTGACGGAAAACAGGATTTATCCAAAATCATTAACTTAAACCGCGTGAATAATGATTGTAACAGCAAAATATATCCCAACCCGGTTGTAAACAATTCATTTATCTATGAGAACAGAATCGGCGAATCCAATATGGACCTGGTGCTGATAAATAGTTCAGGACTGGCTGTCAGGAAGTATTCTGTATCCAAAGCTGATAGACACAGAACTGTTCTTGACACCAACGGTATTCCTCCGGGTATTTATTACCTTCAATCAAATACTAACGGCTTGCTCCAAACACAAAAATTAATCATCGCCCCGAAATAG
- a CDS encoding OmpA family protein, which yields MMKYLVALFILVVAISCVTQKKYDDLLSEKIQLESDLANCKDSLESATARSARLSSTIEKLEADTMALGQKIRTTEKSLSDLKKEHEQLETYYNNLLNNSGKLTRDLARQQEHLLTLKENLEQTKRLNESLSADLSEREKKVKELETILENKDKAVQELKKKITNALLSFKENDLTVEVKNGKVYVSLAEQLLFKSGSTVVDVKGVTALQQLAKALKDQKDIHVMVEGHTDNVPISRTSQYMKDNWDLSVLRATSIIRILTEAGVVSSQITAAGRGEFSPVESNDSAGGRQKNRRTEIIITPNLDELFKILEAN from the coding sequence ATGATGAAATATTTAGTAGCATTATTTATTCTTGTTGTTGCCATCTCGTGTGTGACTCAGAAGAAGTATGATGACTTGCTGTCGGAAAAAATTCAACTGGAGTCGGATTTAGCAAATTGTAAAGATAGTTTGGAGTCTGCCACCGCCAGGTCAGCCAGGCTAAGTTCCACTATTGAGAAGCTGGAGGCTGATACCATGGCTCTCGGGCAGAAAATAAGAACCACTGAAAAATCTTTATCAGATTTGAAAAAAGAGCATGAACAATTGGAAACTTATTATAACAATTTATTAAATAACAGTGGGAAGCTGACCCGTGATCTGGCCCGGCAACAGGAGCACTTACTAACGCTGAAAGAAAATCTTGAACAAACTAAAAGGCTTAATGAAAGCTTAAGTGCGGATTTGTCTGAACGCGAGAAAAAAGTGAAAGAGCTTGAAACTATACTTGAAAATAAGGACAAGGCGGTTCAAGAACTCAAAAAGAAAATTACCAACGCTCTTTTAAGCTTTAAAGAAAATGATCTTACAGTAGAAGTTAAGAATGGCAAAGTTTACGTGTCATTGGCAGAGCAGCTTCTTTTCAAGTCCGGTAGTACCGTGGTTGATGTCAAGGGTGTGACAGCCCTGCAGCAACTAGCAAAAGCGCTTAAGGATCAGAAGGATATACACGTAATGGTGGAAGGGCATACGGATAATGTACCAATATCACGCACCAGCCAGTATATGAAGGATAACTGGGACTTAAGTGTGCTAAGAGCTACTTCTATAATCAGGATATTAACGGAAGCAGGAGTGGTGTCAAGCCAGATAACGGCTGCGGGAAGAGGAGAGTTTTCTCCCGTAGAAAGTAATGATTCTGCCGGTGGCCGGCAAAAGAACCGGAGAACAGAAATTATTATAACTCCGAACCTTGACGAGCTATTTAAAATACTGGAAGCAAATTAA
- a CDS encoding SDR family oxidoreductase, whose translation MEGMLKENALKDKTIIVTGGGTGLGRSMGKYFLELGANLVISSRKMDVLEKAAKELEQETGGQVLPVACDIRKYEEIENVLQEAEGKFGQIHGVLNNAAGNFISPTERLSHRAFDIVVDIVLRGTYNFTLATGKNWIDKKQPGTFLNIVTTYAWTGSGYVVPSSCAKAGVLALTRSLAAEWAKYKIRSNAIAPGPFPTEGAWKRLFPGEVAEKIDPLKRIPLGRFGEHQELANLAGYLMSDYAAYINGEVVTIDGGEWIKGAGEFNALEEVPYEMWDELEKMRGKK comes from the coding sequence ATGGAAGGAATGCTCAAAGAAAATGCCTTAAAAGATAAAACAATCATAGTAACCGGAGGAGGCACAGGCCTTGGTCGTTCCATGGGCAAGTATTTCCTTGAGTTGGGTGCCAACCTTGTGATATCGAGTCGAAAAATGGATGTACTTGAAAAAGCCGCCAAAGAACTGGAACAAGAAACAGGAGGACAGGTATTACCCGTTGCTTGTGATATCAGAAAATATGAAGAAATAGAGAATGTACTCCAGGAGGCAGAAGGTAAATTTGGCCAAATTCATGGAGTATTGAACAATGCTGCAGGAAATTTTATCAGTCCTACAGAAAGGCTCTCACACCGGGCTTTTGATATTGTGGTAGACATTGTACTTCGCGGCACCTACAACTTCACACTGGCTACCGGCAAAAACTGGATCGACAAAAAACAACCTGGCACATTCTTAAATATAGTTACAACTTATGCATGGACAGGATCAGGTTATGTTGTTCCTTCATCCTGTGCCAAAGCCGGTGTACTAGCGCTGACGAGGTCTCTGGCCGCAGAATGGGCCAAATATAAAATCCGCTCAAATGCGATAGCTCCGGGGCCATTCCCCACTGAAGGAGCATGGAAACGATTATTTCCCGGTGAAGTGGCAGAAAAAATAGATCCGCTAAAAAGAATACCTCTTGGCCGTTTTGGCGAACACCAGGAATTGGCCAATCTGGCCGGCTACCTTATGTCGGACTATGCCGCTTACATCAATGGAGAGGTGGTAACGATAGATGGCGGAGAGTGGATTAAAGGAGCTGGAGAATTTAATGCCTTAGAGGAAGTTCCTTATGAGATGTGGGATGAACTGGAAAAAATGAGAGGAAAAAAGTAA
- a CDS encoding aminotransferase class I/II-fold pyridoxal phosphate-dependent enzyme — translation MNLKERLDKQLEARKQNQSYRTLTLSENLIDFISNDYLGLARSPELAYLINSQNERTHKNGSTGSRLLSGNSALTESTEAQLCKIFASEGSLIFNSGYSANLAVLSSIPQRGDTIIYDELAHASIKDGIRLSLAKRLSFRHNNLKDLEQKIISAEGNVFIAVESAYSMDGDFCPLQELVQLSQKYDSHIILDEAHTTGLIGASGGGLAVKLGLEKDVLVRIYTFGKAMGIHGACVACDNYLKEYLINFARPFIYTTALSPHSILSISNAFSYLEKHESLQRRIEDQVKLFNKLFTNKIGDQLKRPACDHPIQAIIIPGNDQVKAAARHLQLSGYDVRPILSPTVKVGEERLRICLHTFNSDDDISGLINSLANLI, via the coding sequence ATGAATTTGAAGGAAAGGCTTGACAAACAGCTTGAAGCAAGAAAGCAAAATCAATCCTATAGGACGCTTACATTATCAGAAAACCTGATTGATTTTATTTCCAATGATTATCTTGGGCTTGCAAGGTCTCCTGAGTTAGCTTATTTAATAAATTCGCAAAATGAAAGGACTCACAAAAACGGCTCTACCGGATCTCGTTTACTGTCTGGTAACTCAGCTCTCACAGAATCAACGGAGGCACAACTTTGTAAAATATTCGCATCTGAAGGATCACTAATCTTTAACTCCGGTTATAGCGCTAACCTGGCTGTACTTTCAAGTATCCCTCAGCGAGGTGATACTATTATATATGATGAACTCGCACACGCCAGCATTAAAGATGGTATCCGGTTAAGTCTGGCAAAAAGGTTATCCTTCAGGCATAACAACCTCAAGGATCTGGAACAGAAGATAATATCTGCAGAGGGCAATGTATTTATAGCCGTAGAATCGGCATACTCCATGGATGGGGATTTTTGCCCTTTGCAAGAGCTGGTGCAACTCTCCCAAAAATACGATTCACATATTATTCTTGATGAAGCACACACAACCGGTTTAATTGGAGCATCAGGCGGGGGGCTTGCTGTAAAACTTGGCCTTGAAAAAGATGTTCTTGTTCGTATTTACACTTTTGGTAAGGCTATGGGTATACATGGAGCCTGCGTAGCATGTGATAATTATTTAAAAGAATACCTTATAAATTTCGCAAGACCATTTATCTATACTACGGCACTATCACCTCACAGCATACTTTCGATCAGCAACGCCTTTTCGTATTTAGAGAAGCATGAAAGTCTTCAACGAAGAATTGAAGATCAGGTTAAATTGTTCAATAAATTATTCACCAATAAAATTGGAGATCAATTAAAAAGACCTGCATGTGATCATCCCATTCAGGCTATAATTATCCCCGGCAATGATCAGGTTAAAGCCGCGGCCCGGCATCTGCAGTTATCTGGTTATGACGTAAGACCTATTTTATCCCCTACGGTAAAGGTCGGTGAGGAAAGATTAAGAATTTGCCTCCATACTTTCAATTCTGACGATGATATTTCAGGATTGATCAATAGCTTAGCAAATCTGATATGA
- the bioD gene encoding dethiobiotin synthase, whose amino-acid sequence MRYFVTAIGTDSGKTIASAILIEALGADYWKPVQAGTPTDSNTIRELVSSHRIVHPEQYLLKSPMSPHAAAKIDNIEIKIKNLSIPKTDRPLIIEGAGGLMVPVNDREIIADMIPCFHAEIILVSNIYLGSINHSLLSLEFIKSRGYTLKGLIFNGPENYETKRIIENYAGVKCLLHIKNEKDITKEVINEYAKELRTNWNDMAG is encoded by the coding sequence ATGAGATATTTTGTAACGGCGATAGGAACGGACAGCGGAAAAACGATTGCCTCAGCTATTTTAATAGAAGCTCTGGGGGCCGATTACTGGAAGCCTGTTCAGGCAGGAACACCAACGGACAGTAATACTATTCGGGAATTAGTTTCTTCTCATCGAATCGTTCACCCTGAGCAGTACCTGTTAAAATCACCTATGTCTCCGCATGCAGCGGCTAAAATTGACAATATAGAAATCAAAATAAAGAATTTATCAATTCCCAAAACTGACAGGCCTTTGATTATTGAAGGAGCCGGTGGACTGATGGTCCCTGTTAATGACAGGGAAATAATTGCTGATATGATCCCCTGCTTTCACGCTGAAATTATATTAGTCAGCAATATATATTTAGGTAGCATTAACCATAGTTTGTTGTCATTAGAATTTATAAAATCCCGAGGGTACACTTTAAAGGGCCTGATTTTCAATGGTCCTGAGAACTATGAAACCAAGCGGATCATTGAGAATTATGCAGGTGTAAAATGCCTTCTTCATATTAAGAATGAAAAAGATATAACTAAAGAAGTGATTAATGAGTATGCAAAGGAGCTTAGGACAAACTGGAATGACATGGCAGGATAA